The Vibrio nitrifigilis genome window below encodes:
- the smpB gene encoding SsrA-binding protein SmpB, which translates to MAKKKSKDKAGSNTIALNKKARHEYFIEDEIEAGIELQGWEVKSLRQGKANIAESYVYLRDGEAFISGMSIIPLQQASTHVVANPTRIRKLLLSRRELDNLFGRVNREGMTLVATAMYWSRSWAKIKIGVAKGKKLHDKRDTLKEQDWQRQKARIMKSGLR; encoded by the coding sequence ATGGCAAAGAAGAAATCAAAAGATAAAGCGGGTAGCAATACTATCGCGCTAAACAAAAAAGCTCGTCACGAGTATTTCATCGAAGATGAAATCGAAGCGGGAATCGAGCTTCAAGGCTGGGAAGTTAAGTCACTTCGCCAGGGCAAAGCGAATATCGCAGAAAGTTATGTCTATCTGCGTGACGGAGAAGCATTTATCTCTGGTATGAGTATCATTCCATTGCAACAAGCTTCAACTCACGTAGTCGCTAACCCAACGCGCATTCGTAAACTGTTATTATCACGTCGCGAACTAGACAATCTGTTTGGTCGAGTTAACCGCGAAGGGATGACACTGGTTGCCACAGCAATGTATTGGTCTCGCTCTTGGGCAAAAATCAAGATCGGTGTGGCGAAGGGTAAAAAACTTCACGACAAACGTGACACCCTGAAAGAACAAGATTGGCAACGTCAAAAAGCACGAATTATGAAAAGTGGATTGCGTTAA
- a CDS encoding helix-turn-helix transcriptional regulator: MQYQPICLIRLKEVMAMTGLSRSYVYQLIGQGYFPQSISLGARAVAWVQSEVQQ; the protein is encoded by the coding sequence ATGCAATACCAACCAATCTGTTTGATTCGATTAAAAGAAGTCATGGCGATGACGGGGCTTAGTCGCTCGTATGTGTACCAATTGATAGGGCAAGGATACTTTCCTCAATCCATTTCGTTAGGCGCACGTGCAGTGGCTTGGGTCCAAAGTGAAGTACAACAGTGA